Genomic window (Aquimarina sp. BL5):
CTCCGCCAGGATACACTCCGTAAATAGTTCTGGCTAAGTTATCAGCTGGAATTCCTTGCGCATTAGTATGTTCTCTTCCCCAATAAAAGTCACCAATATAACATTGAGCTAAAGTGGTTGTACACGGCAAGTCATCACCAGATGGATCGGTTAAAGATTGTCTATAAAAATAGTATCGTAACCTAGGGTCATCACTATCTCTCATTGTTCTCATTAAGTCATTACTCATATAGATGGCTGCACCTCCAGGAAGATAATTTTCCGTAAAATAAGGGTGTCTACTTTCAGCCGGAGCACTGTCAGTTGTGTAATTAAATTGGAAATCATCACTTGCGTTTTCCATTAAATTACCACCTGCAATTAAACCATTAATTCCATTTGTTGCTCTAACAGCATCTATAGTACTAATTTGGTTATACATTTTTAATTTTAATGTATTTCCGAATTTAATCCAATTCGTCAAATCTCCATTAGGAAAATACAAATCGTTAGATATTACTCTACTAGTTTCTCCTTGCAATTCACTAATGCTTTCGTCAATCAATGTGAACATCTCTTCGTAAATCGCAACCTGATCATCAGGTGAAGGATTAAGAATTACTGGATCATTTGCCTCACTAAATGGAATATCTCCAAAAATATCTACAAACAGAGTAAACGTATATGCAGTTATCAATCCTCCTATTGCTTTTTGTTGAACTATATCTGGATTAGATTCAGCTAAAGATTCTAATAACAATCTATTTCCATTTATACGATAGCCTCTTGTCCAAACATTATCATCAGAAGGAGGGGCAAAAGCATTAAATGTAGTGTTCTCTATATTACTCTGATATGCGCCAAACATATTAGCTAATCTCATAGTAGTTGTGGCTTCATCTCTAACCCCTTCAAACAATCGATTTAAATCAATTTGCATTTGGTTTAAGATAAAGTTTGGATCGGCACTTTCAGGAGAAAGCGTATTTGGCGAAACTGTAAGGTCTAACTCTGTTGTATCACAAGATCCTAATAGGATGGCAACAGATGTAGCAACCCCTACAAAGTATCTACTTATATTATTTTTAATTTTTTTCATTTTCAATTTAATTTATTATTAAAAAGTAGCTTTTATACTAAAAGAATATCTTTTAGATGTAGGAGCAGTTTGGAAGTCTAATCCTTGTCCATTACCAACACCCGTACTTAATACTTCCGGATCAAAATTTAGATATTCAGGAAAGTTGTAAGCTTTGAACCAGATATTTTGACCAGATATCGCAAATGAAATACTTCCGAAAGGAGTCTTTGCTAACATTTCTTCTGATAATTTATATGCTAAGGTTACATCTCTTAATCTTAATGTTGAACCGTCAAAAACTTGACCTTCATTAGCTCTGAATACATTCTGGAAATAGATGTCATTTGCACCAATTTGAACTGTATTCTGTACTGGTTGTCCGTTAGCATCTAAAACAGGAAGTCCTGTAGTAGGATTTCCGACAACACCCGGTAATATTGTTGTAGATTCTCTATCTTCTGTATCTCTAGTAACACCTCTTGTTAGTAGGTTAGAGGCAGTATTCGAAAGGATATCACCACCGTGAGTATACTCTAATTGTGCTGATAGAGAAAGTCCTTTATAGCTAAAGGTATTGATAGTAGTCATTCTCCAGTCTGGATTTGGATCTCCAATAACAGCTAAATTGTCTTCAACAGGAACATCGTTACTCGTTAAATATCTTCCTTGTGTAGTTGTATTTGTAGCGTCCACAAGTATATTGCCATTGTCATCTCTTATGTAATAAGTTCCTACGATCACACCCAATGGTAAACCTTCTATTGCATAGTTACCTAATCCTCCGAATCCTGATGTTAAAATTCTTTCTTCAGGAATCTCTACAACTTCTGTTTCAGCAGCAGTAAAGTTATTCTGTATATTCCAAGAAAAAGAATCCGTTTTTACAGGTGTTAAACCTAAGGCAATTTCTATACCTTCTCCATCAATTTGACCAGCATTAAAAAATTGTGCTGAAAATCCTGTGGATGGAGCTAAGTTTCTTTGTAAGATTTGATCTTTTGATACTCTGGAATAAACACTAGCATCTAATGTTATTCTGCTGTTAAAGAAGTTTGCTTCAATACCTAATTCTATTTCTCTATGTAGTTCTGGCTTCAAGTCTGGATTAGCTAAAAAACCAGAAAATGTGTTTGTAGTAGTAGGACTAGTACTTGGACCAAATGCATTAGCTGTAGAGTTTAGCTGTTGCGCTGTTCTAAATAACGTTGGGAAACCTGCTGATGTTGCATAACCTCCACGTAATTTTAAAAAATTAAGAACATCACCTCTTAAACCTTCAAATGCTGAAGTAGGGATAAAGGATAAAGATGCACTTGGATAAAATATTGATCTATTTTGTGGTTGAACATTTGATACCCAGTCATTTCTTCCTGATACTGTTGCGTATAGGTAATCATTGTAATCTACCTTAACTTCACCAAAGAAACCAACTACATTTCTCTCGTCATTAAATTGTAAATCTACACCAGTTACAGGATCAAGACTATTATGATTAATATAATTGTCATGATTTTGTCGTCCAAAAACCACTTGATTCGTACTCGCAATTCCGTCTCTTGAAAACTCATCTCTTCTACTTTCAAATCCAACAAGTGCTCCAAATCTGAATCCACCAGCGCGATAACCATCAAAGTTTAAAATTGCTCTATGATTCAAAATTTCGTTAGTTGATGTAGTTGTTCTTAAGTAACCTACCTGATATTCTGCTCTTGCAACTGCTCCTTTGTTTACAGAAAAACGTTGTAAGTCAGTAAATGTATCAAGACCAAATGTATATTGTAAACTGATATGATCGTTAAAAGTATATCCTGCATTGAAAGATCCATATGCTCTTCTGGTATCAGAAGAAGTACCTGCATTGTCAAGTAACCAGTATGGGTTTTCGATATCAGGTCTATAGTAAACACTAGAACCGTCAACAGGATTTTGAAATGGTAAATTTGTTAAATCTATATTTCTAGGAATAAATAATAATCTTTGGAAAATAGTAAGTGCTCCAATACCATTACTCGCACTAATCGGTGGAGTTCTAAGAGTAGTGTTAACGTAGTTTAAAGTACCACCAACATTAAAATTATTTGATAATTTTAAATTACCACCAACACTAAAGCTATTTTTTCTTAAATTATTACTTTCGATATAACCATCCTCATCAGTATTGTTATAGTTTATACTGAAATTTCCTTTTTCAGAAGCACTCGATACACCAACAGATGTAGATCTACCAAGACCAGTTCTGAAAAAATCTTTTACATTATTTTCTGCAGCTTGGTAAGGAATTTCTATTCCAAAAAACTGTGGAAATAATTGGTCAAACCCTGGATTTCTTCCATTTGCATACGGATGGATAACAGTATCTATGTCAGAAAAAGCGGCACCCCAGTTACCTACGAAACCTGGATTGAAAGCTTGATCAGCTCCTTGTCCATATGTGTTTTGAAACTCAGGTAAGTTAGATATTTGAGTTATATATGTAGTGTTAGAAAAGCTTACCTCAAATTTCTTGTTGCTTTTTTCAGTAGAACCTGCTTTTGTAGTAATCAATATAACTCCATTTCTACCACGCGATCCGTATAGATTGGCTGCACTTAAACCTTTAAGAACACTTATGTTCGCGATATTATCTGGGTTTAAGTCTAATGTACGGTTACTAGTACTCGTAGTACCAGCTGTAAAACCACCAGTCGTATTAGGATTAGATTCGAAAGGAACCCCATCTACAATATAAAGTGGTTGGTTGTTACCAGTAATAGAAACGCTTGTTCTAATAAATACGTTTGTAGAACTACCTGTAGCACCACCTGCTCCTGTAATTTGAACACCCGGTATTTTACCATTTAATGCTCTGTTGATATCAGATTCAGGTTTTTGCTCAATTTCATCACTTTGCACCACCGTAACGGCATATCCTAAAGATTTTTTCTCTCTTCGAATACCTTGTGCAGTTACTACTACTTCTTCTAAGGTAGCAGCATCTTCAGCAAGTTGCACGTTGATGGAGTCTCCATCTCCAACTACAACTTCTTTTGTTGTAAAACCTAGATAACTAAATGAAAGAACTGCTCCTCTGCTTACTTCGATAGTATAATTACCATCAAAATCAGATTGCGTACCCTTACTAGTACCTTTTACAACGATATTTACCCCTGGTAACGGTAGACCACTATTGTCGGTCACATTACCTGAGATCGTTTTTTCTTGTGCAAACGTTAGTTGCACTACAAACGCCAGCAATAGCGTTAGAATTCCTCTAAACTTTGTTCTCATTTTATAATTTATTTGAATTAGCCAATGCCAAAAATCACAATAATATCTTTATAAAACAACTTTTTGATCCTAAAATTTAAAATATTGTTAAAGAGGTGTGTTAAAATATGAAACCCTTCTATAACGTTGTAGTAGAAGGGTTTTACTAATTTTGTTTATTTCTAGAATAGACTTTATTATGAGTTTTAACAAATTGTAAATTAATTTTTTTTGTAGTATAATTCTTTTGGAAAACCTTAGTTTTAAAATGATTATGTTTTATAAAGATATTATTGTGTTATTCCAATTTATATGTAAATAAGCTATCGTTGTTAGAAACGGATATTAGATATTCCTTTTCTTTATATTTAGTTAATCTTAACTTTTCAATCTGTTTTTTGAATGAATTTATGCCAATTTCAGTTAATAATTGGTAATTTTTATTCGAAATATGTTCGTTTTGATGGATTAAAAAATTAGTATTAGCGTTAAAAACACCATGATATGTACTAAGACCATTAAAATTACCTGCGGTTAATAATTGTTCAGATCCTGTTTTTTTGAAATCGTGTTTTATAAAACAATTTATCGGTGATAACTGAAGTGAAGAAGGGAATTTTCTAAATTTACTGAAATTATTATCATTATTAATAAGATAACCACTCGAAAGTGTATTAACGTCATAAACGGTTATTGATGAAGATGTATTCAGTTTTTTGATGATGTTTTCGATTGTTTCGTTTGCGTAACTCTTGTAATCTTTATACAATTTATTAATAAGTGGTAATTGGGATGCTAATTCGTCTTTAGAATTTACGGGATAATATTGTTGATTTATTGCGTAAGCTAGGATCGTTTCTTTTTTTCCGTTTTGATCAAAATCAGCATAATACATTCTTATTGGGGTTTGTGGCGTTGCCTTAAATTTCGTGTTCAATCCCCAGTTACCGAGCATAATATCTTGATCTCCGTCTTTATCAATATCAAAAGTCGTTATTGCTTGCCATAATCCTTTTAGGGTACTTAATCCTTCTATTTCTTTTAGTTTTCCTAATTGATTTATGTATATCCTTGGCTGATCCCATTCCGAAGTAATTAATAAATCTTTTATCCCGTCGTTATTAACGTCAGCCCAAGTAGCATCGGTAACCATACTGTTTAGAACAAAACTTGAGTCTTTTTCAAACATTCCATTCCCTTTATTTTTAAGGATGTAAGCTGGTGGTTTTTCCCCAAAACTTTCGGGATTTGACTTATTTCCTACGAAAATATCAATGTCTCCGTCTTGATCATAGTCATAGGGTCTTAGGGTAGAAGTGTTTAATAGGTTTTTAGGAATATTTTTACCTTTTTTAAAAACCCCATTCCCATTGTTTATGTATATTCTATCGTTTTGGTATAAAGAATCTTTTTTCAAAATAATGCCAGATGCGACCAACAGATCCTTGTCATTATCGTTGTCAATATCAATAAAAACAGCATCTACATCTTCACTTATAGAATCTTTTTCTATTTCGGGTGCAGATGTTTCCTTATAACCGTTAGTAGAACTAATGAACAGTTTAGATTTTTTATAGGAGGCGCCTCCTATAAAAATATCATCCATTCCATCATTATTGATATCACTTATCGCAATAGCAGGGCCTTGAGTTGAAACTTTATAAGGAATTAATTTGTCATTATTAAAATCATTATAAGAATCTTCTAGATGTTTGTATTGAATAAGATTTTCTTTTGTAAATAGTGAAGGTGTATTTTTTGTTATAACCGATATAGGTTTAGTTTCGCTGCAATAATTAATGGTAATATTGTTCGAAGGGCTTTCAGGATGAAATTTTTGTTTTGTTTGGTTGGGCCAAATAACAACAATGGAGTCGAGTCTATCGTTATGAGCTAAGCCAAAATGAAGTTTGGGCTCTACAGAAGAAATGAATCCTCTTGAAGAAAAGAGTTGCTTGTATTGAGTGTTTTTTTTGGAATACAAATATACTTTTGAGCCTATACCTAATTTGTTATGTTTTATATAGTCGAGTTTTATAGATAAGTTAGAATTGTTGTTTATGGAACTGGAATTATTTTCATAAATACTGGCAAAATCGTTAAGGTTGTTGGTGATAATATCTAGATCTCCGTCTAAATCTAAGTCAGCATACGCGGCTCCATTAGATAGGTTAGGAATACTGTTAATCCATTTTCCTGTTCTATTAGCAAAGGTTTTGGAATTTCCTTCAAATATTTGGTTAGAGGCTTTTCCTGTAGGCATTGCATCTAATGATTTAAGGAGCCAGTCATTGTTTTTGTTTGTACGCTTGGTTTTAAATGAATTAGAAAGATACCTCATAAAGTCTAGGTTATTTGGTCTTTTAGAAACCCCGTTGGTTATGAATAAATCTTGATGCCCATCATTATTAAAGTCGGCAAAAAGTGGGGACCAGCTCCAATCGGTCGCGGCTATATTATTATATAATCCGGTTTCGGTGAAATACATTCCATTATTATTTAATTGAAGCATGTTTCTGGCATATTGTTTTTGGTATCCCTGCTTAATAAGAAAGTCTTGAGTATTGTATGAGATATCTCCGTCTGATTCTTTTAATACTTTTTCATTATTAGGAAGCATATCTAAAGTAATTAAGTCCTGATATCCATCATTATTTATATCTGCAACATCACTACCCATAGAAAATCTGCTGGTATAGGCGAAATTTTTGGATAATTCATTACTAAAAGTTCCATCTCTATTGTTTATGTAATAATAATCATCTTCATGAAAATCATTACAGACATAAATATCATCCCATCCGTCATTGTTGAAATCCGCAATTGCTGCGCTTAGTCCATATCCATTTGCTCCTCCATAAATCTTTGCATCAAGACTTACATCATTAAACGTCGAACCATCATTTCTTAATAATCTATCTCCTATAAAGTCAACTCTTTTTCTTCTAATATACGAAGGCCCATGAGAGTTTTTAGTGTGTAACGCATGATTAACTATGTAAACATCTAAGTCATCATCTTTGTCATAATCAAAAAAATATGCTTGTGTGGCATATCCTTTAAGGTCTAATCCGTACTTTTTTGATTCTTCTTTGAAGGTTCCGTCTCCATTATTAATGAATAACTCATTACCTCCATTAAACCCGAGTATTTTAGTTACTGCGCAGACATAGATGTCAAGCAAGCCATCTCCATTAATGTCAGCCATCGTTGAGCCTGTATTCCAGTCAGAGTTTCCGCCGGTTCCTGATTTTTCAGTAATATCTTTAAATTTTAAATTTCCTTGATTTAGATAAAGCTTGTTTTTACCTCTGTTAGAAATTAGATAAATATCTGGTAAACCGTCATTATTAATATCTCCAACAGACACTCCGCCTCCATTATAATAGTATAAGTAGTTTACAATATTATACTTACTATCTTCTAAAATATTGTTCTGAAAATTTATCCCTGTAGATTCGTGATCCAATTTTGAAAATAAAAAGGAAGACTGTAAAGTTTCTTTTTCATTGCATGAAGCTAAGAAAAGAGGTAATATCAGGATTTTAATGATATTTTTCATTACTTAAAAGTAAAAAAGAGGTCGTTTATAAACAACCTCTTTTATTGTGTAAAAAAGTTTAACTTATTATATTATTCCAAAGATGATGGGATATTATTAAAATCTGATTCGAATGCTGGTACTGGCCAGTATTCCAGATATCCATAATTAATCGTAGCATTTGTGTTTAGTACAGCATTTTGATCTAGTACACGTGCACCTGTTCTAGAACCGGATGCTATGCCGTAACGACGAGCGTCATAAAAGGAAACAGCTCTAAAAATTAGTGCTAAACGACGTTCTTTTCTAATTTCTTCCAAAGCTTGATCCTGGGTCAAATTTGTACCAACTGTAGGTGCTAGTCCAGATTCTTGAAGGGTTCTTACAGCATCTAAATGAACAAGGCCGCCTTCGATATCATTGGTTCTCACTTTGGCTTCTGCTAAAAATAATTGATTTTCTTCAAAACTACCTGCATAATACATTGCTATTTCTTCAGCTTCATTCGATTGGATTGGTGATTCTACCTGCCAAAAATAAGAGGCTCCATATTGTATTCCTCTACCTCTTTGGTTAGGGAAAGGAAATCCATCATCTGGGTCTTGAATAAAGTATTCGTCGAACCGCTCATCTCCAGGATTTATATCTTGTATTAAACGATCACTCGGAAAGTACCAAAAACCTAATACCGCAGATGGTAACCAACCATTTGCAATAAACGAGGATTCTGACCTCATTACAAAAGCATTGCTATTTAAGGAAACACCATTGTTTGCTAGAGTAATCACTTCATTCCAATCAGCGGTACTCATATCATCCACCTTGGTGTTGTATACCAGATTCCGAACTCTTAAAGTGTTAATGTTTTCGAGCAAACCAGCCTTGCCTAAACCTCCAATATGACCAAGGAAGAAAGATGTAAAAGTACTGTCAAAACCACTGTCGTCTGTAACACTATTTAAAAGAGATTCTAATTCATCTAATAAAGAATTTGACTTTGCAATTATGGCAGTATTTGCAACAAACGCTGTACTTGGGATAGAAGTAGGGTTTGTAATTAATCCGCTATCATTGATTACACCAAGTTCGTATAGCGACCCTAATCTGCTGTAGCCATACGCTCTCCACCATAAGGACCAAGCAAGAAAAGCATCTTTGGTAACGTCGTCAGCGGGTAGCTCCGGTAAAGCTTCTGCAATCGTATTACTTTGCACTATAACGCTATACATATCTCTCCATTCGTATTGCAAAGCATTGTCACTACCGGCATCTCGGGTGTTTCTAATTGCGATCTCACCAGGTTGAGGACCTCCTGCAGGAGGAGTAACAACAGTTCCATCATCTAAAATAACAGATTCTGTTTGATTTATCCATCTTCCGCCAAAATTACCCCAAGGCATAGTAAGTACATCTCCCATGGTTTCATGATATCCATACGTAAACCATAGCATTGGACTTTCTTTTTCTGGCCCTACGCTTTCGAAAACATCTTCAGAAGAAATAAAGTCATAAATTCCTTTAGAAAAAGTAGTTAATCCATCAACATTTCTCAATGAAGCAACAGTCGGTAGATTATTATCTACTGGGTCAATGTCCGTGTCAAGGATATTATCCTGACATCCTGTTAAACAGGTTAGTATTAATATAAATACTATTGAGTTAAATAAACTTTTCATAGTTTTTATTTTTTAGAATGTAAGATTTAATCCAAAATTATAGCTCTTTACGTTTGGGTGCGTAAATTCATCAAATCCTCTTTGGAAGGTATTTCCAAAGCCTCTTGCTGCTTCAGGATCTAAACCTTTGTAATCTGTTATAGTTATAAGATTTCTTCCTGAAACGGTCAAGTTTATTTGATCGAAGGTGTCTGTCTTAAGTAACTTATTAATTTTAAATCTAAGACTAATGTCTCTGAAACGTATAAATGATCCATCTTCAACAAATTCTGAAGTAGGTACATTGGTGTTATAAAGAGATGTATAATAACTTACGAAAGCACCTGTTTGAACCGCTCCGGTAGGATCTTCAATAGAAACTGGTACGGCGGTGTCAGCATGCAATCCATTATTGTATAGCCATTGCCTTGCTCTATTATATACATCCAAACCTTGGAACCAATCAATTTGGAATGAAAGCCCTACAATATCGTTAAATAAAGAAATGTCATTTAAAAAAGTTAAAACAAAATCTGGTTGTGTACTACCTCTTACTTCTTTGTCTGGGCCGATAACTACATTACCCGTATTCTTATTTACAACATACCCTGAACTTGCTATGGTAAAATCATCTACATCCGCAGCAGGGATAATTCTATTTCCGCTGTTGTCTACAGCATCTAGGCTGGTAATAACAGGAAAAACAGAGAATGTACCTATTTCCTCACCTTCTTGTAAAACAAAATTGTCATTAACTACTACTGGAAGGCCATTTTCTATTCTGTCTAATGTGGCTGTAGATTTTGTAAAACGTACCCCAAAATCCCATTTAGTTTTTTGAGAATTGTACAAGCCAAGGTCTATCGAGGCTTCAATACCATCACTACTAATATCATAAGAGTTGTCGAAAACTGCAGAACCACCTGTACTTGTAGGGATTCCTAAATCAAAAATAGCCCCTTCTGTTTTACGATCAAAGTAGTTAATAGAACCGTCAACTCTACTAAACCAAGCACCATCATTAGGAGTAAAGGTGTAGTCGATACCAACTTCAGTTTCTTGAGATGTTTCAACTTCAAGATCTGGATTGGCAACTGTAGAAGGAATACTAGATAAAGCTTCACTACCCACTGTTGTTAAAGCAAACGTAAAGATATTTTGGCTAAATAGCGGTTGTATACCCGCTTCACCGTAAGCAGCTCTTAACTTTAATGAGTTCATAATACTAGAATCGAAAAGTTCTGCAATATTAAAATATGCATCAGCACGTGGGAACGTAAAGTCTAAACCATTCCCGAATCTATTGGAGAAATCTCTTCTAAAACCACCTGAGAACCCAAATAATGATTGGTAATCAAATTTTTGGTTGATTAAAAATCCATAGGTTCTAAAAGGGGATTCAAGAAAACCATTGAAGGTTTTTACAACAGCCTGGTTTATGTTGAAAGAGCCAAAAGGGCCTGCTGGAAGGTTAGTACCTGTTACAAGAGTTTGCCTCAATTCCTGATCTCTCCAATCAAAATTAAAAGTGGTAGTAGATGTAATTGGTACATTCAGCTTTAGGTCTTCATCGAAATCCAGCGTTAGATTTGCTGATAATAATAAGTTTTGAAAATATTCTTGAGTATCTATCTGGTTTATGATTCCCGTAATATTTGTAGGGATCGAACCTGATTGCAAATGACTGCTTTGGTTTTCCTGAAAGAAAGTAAAGTTTTGTGTGTAGGTGTCATATCCATATTTCATGTTTAATGAAAGCACCTTCAAAGGTTTGTATGTCAAGTCAAAATTAGCAAGATAACGGGTGATATTATCTTGTCTTGTTTGAGTTTCTCTAAAGAAAAAAGGATTAATAGAATTTGGATCAGTTGCATCAGGAGAAACCGTTAAGTCACCATCAGAATTTCTATTAAAGAAATTTACGTGAGGTAAATTCTGAAATACATTATTGATTAGGTTACTTGCATTTGCATTGTCTGTATTAGTTCCTGTATCATTGGTGCTATTAATAACATCAAATCGGGTGTTTATTTTTATTTTTTTACCCAAATCAAACCCTAAGTTTAATCGCGCATCATATTTTATGTATTTACCTTCGACTAGAACACTTTCCTGCTCTGATCGATTACCTGAAACTAAGTATGTAATATTTTCGGATCCTCCAGAAACTGTTATTCCTGTTGTAGTATTAAATGCGTCAGTAAATAAAATATCGGATGCTAAAAAGATTGGTTCGGCGAATGGTGTGTCGTTAATACCTTGTGCTCCAAGCATCGTTCCATTTACATCTCTTTCGTTTGGATCAACTGCTAAATATTGAGCGTTCCCATTTAGATTCGTAACAGGGGTTCCGTTTAGGTCGATTAAGAAGCCATCTGAATTGGTCGAATAATGATGTAAAGTTGCTCTATTTGCATCGTCATTTGTAATAGCAGAAGCGATACTAACGTTAGATCTAATGGATACTTTTGGAGCTCCAGCTTTACCTTTTTTAGTAATAATATTAATAACACCGTTGGCACCCTGAGCACCATAGATGGTACCAGCCGCAGCACCTGAGATTGTTTCTACTCTTTCTACGTTAGTGAAGTCAATATCTGCCAAACGAGAACTCTGATTGGAAGCACCACCTACACTGGTTTGGGAGGTGGAAACTTGAATTCCATCAATTAATATCATTGGTTGAGAAGAGTTCAAACTATTAATTGATCGTAGTATGATATTTTGTTGTTGTCCGGGTTGACCTGTTGTAGACTGGATGATGGTACCAGCAATTTTACCTTGTAAGGCCTGATCAACTGATTGGGCGCCCTGAACTTGTAAATCTTCAGCCTTAACTGAATTTACTGAAACACCTAATTTCCGTTTGCTGGTCCCGGAGGCAACACCAGTTACTACAACCTCTTCAAGAGCTGCCGCATCCTCCGAAAGTTGAACATTAATTTCATTGTTGCTTCCAACAGTAACTTCTTTAGTAGCAAAACCAAGATAGCTAAAAGTTAAAACTGCTCCAGAGTTAACATTTATAGTGTATTTACCGTCAAAATCTGACTGAGTTCCACTATTTGTTCCTTTTACTATTATGTTTACTCCAGGTAGTGGTATGCCTGTGTCGTCCGTAACTTTACCTGTTACAGTGCTTTCTTGCGCAAACGAGATTTGTGTGACCAATGCTAGAAAAAGCATCAGAATTCGATTTGTTTGTGATTTCATTATTGTTTTAATTATTAGAATTAGCCTATTCCAAAATTCTTAATAATATCTTAATAAAACAACTTTTGTTTGGTTGAAATCAGATTATTACTCTTACCATGTTAAAACAGGACATAATCCTTACTAAATTTTAGTAATCAGTGTTTTTTTTTGCTAATTTGTTAATCTTTGTTTCTGGAGTGTCGTGGGTATTGGCTTTTTCGTTATTGTCGTTCTTGTATTTTAAGGGTAATCGACTTTTTTTTAAATATTATATGGTTTAAGTAGCTATTGGCAGTCTTGTTAGTTGATTGTTATATTGAATTTTGGATTTAGTGTTTGTTTATAATGTTGTCGTAGATTTTTTAGTTCTAATGTGGTTGCTTATTGTTTTTTAAAATGACGCATTAAGGCTAATATGAACTTTTGTGTTAGAGAATTTGAAGTTCGAATCACTGTTTTTTCCATTTGCAAAGATTATTCTGAATAATCCTGTTTGAGTGTTTAGCCCTAAGCCAAACCCAAAGCTTGTTAGGTTTTCAGATAGTTTAGAGCTTTCATCTTCGAAATATGAATAGTCTATGATAGAATGAATATATAAGTTTGAAGATAATATGTATTGGTAT
Coding sequences:
- a CDS encoding SusC/RagA family TonB-linked outer membrane protein — its product is MKSQTNRILMLFLALVTQISFAQESTVTGKVTDDTGIPLPGVNIIVKGTNSGTQSDFDGKYTINVNSGAVLTFSYLGFATKEVTVGSNNEINVQLSEDAAALEEVVVTGVASGTSKRKLGVSVNSVKAEDLQVQGAQSVDQALQGKIAGTIIQSTTGQPGQQQNIILRSINSLNSSQPMILIDGIQVSTSQTSVGGASNQSSRLADIDFTNVERVETISGAAAGTIYGAQGANGVINIITKKGKAGAPKVSIRSNVSIASAITNDDANRATLHHYSTNSDGFLIDLNGTPVTNLNGNAQYLAVDPNERDVNGTMLGAQGINDTPFAEPIFLASDILFTDAFNTTTGITVSGGSENITYLVSGNRSEQESVLVEGKYIKYDARLNLGFDLGKKIKINTRFDVINSTNDTGTNTDNANASNLINNVFQNLPHVNFFNRNSDGDLTVSPDATDPNSINPFFFRETQTRQDNITRYLANFDLTYKPLKVLSLNMKYGYDTYTQNFTFFQENQSSHLQSGSIPTNITGIINQIDTQEYFQNLLLSANLTLDFDEDLKLNVPITSTTTFNFDWRDQELRQTLVTGTNLPAGPFGSFNINQAVVKTFNGFLESPFRTYGFLINQKFDYQSLFGFSGGFRRDFSNRFGNGLDFTFPRADAYFNIAELFDSSIMNSLKLRAAYGEAGIQPLFSQNIFTFALTTVGSEALSSIPSTVANPDLEVETSQETEVGIDYTFTPNDGAWFSRVDGSINYFDRKTEGAIFDLGIPTSTGGSAVFDNSYDISSDGIEASIDLGLYNSQKTKWDFGVRFTKSTATLDRIENGLPVVVNDNFVLQEGEEIGTFSVFPVITSLDAVDNSGNRIIPAADVDDFTIASSGYVVNKNTGNVVIGPDKEVRGSTQPDFVLTFLNDISLFNDIVGLSFQIDWFQGLDVYNRARQWLYNNGLHADTAVPVSIEDPTGAVQTGAFVSYYTSLYNTNVPTSEFVEDGSFIRFRDISLRFKINKLLKTDTFDQINLTVSGRNLITITDYKGLDPEAARGFGNTFQRGFDEFTHPNVKSYNFGLNLTF
- a CDS encoding VCBS repeat-containing protein produces the protein MKNIIKILILPLFLASCNEKETLQSSFLFSKLDHESTGINFQNNILEDSKYNIVNYLYYYNGGGVSVGDINNDGLPDIYLISNRGKNKLYLNQGNLKFKDITEKSGTGGNSDWNTGSTMADINGDGLLDIYVCAVTKILGFNGGNELFINNGDGTFKEESKKYGLDLKGYATQAYFFDYDKDDDLDVYIVNHALHTKNSHGPSYIRRKRVDFIGDRLLRNDGSTFNDVSLDAKIYGGANGYGLSAAIADFNNDGWDDIYVCNDFHEDDYYYINNRDGTFSNELSKNFAYTSRFSMGSDVADINNDGYQDLITLDMLPNNEKVLKESDGDISYNTQDFLIKQGYQKQYARNMLQLNNNGMYFTETGLYNNIAATDWSWSPLFADFNNDGHQDLFITNGVSKRPNNLDFMRYLSNSFKTKRTNKNNDWLLKSLDAMPTGKASNQIFEGNSKTFANRTGKWINSIPNLSNGAAYADLDLDGDLDIITNNLNDFASIYENNSSSINNNSNLSIKLDYIKHNKLGIGSKVYLYSKKNTQYKQLFSSRGFISSVEPKLHFGLAHNDRLDSIVVIWPNQTKQKFHPESPSNNITINYCSETKPISVITKNTPSLFTKENLIQYKHLEDSYNDFNNDKLIPYKVSTQGPAIAISDINNDGMDDIFIGGASYKKSKLFISSTNGYKETSAPEIEKDSISEDVDAVFIDIDNDNDKDLLVASGIILKKDSLYQNDRIYINNGNGVFKKGKNIPKNLLNTSTLRPYDYDQDGDIDIFVGNKSNPESFGEKPPAYILKNKGNGMFEKDSSFVLNSMVTDATWADVNNDGIKDLLITSEWDQPRIYINQLGKLKEIEGLSTLKGLWQAITTFDIDKDGDQDIMLGNWGLNTKFKATPQTPIRMYYADFDQNGKKETILAYAINQQYYPVNSKDELASQLPLINKLYKDYKSYANETIENIIKKLNTSSSITVYDVNTLSSGYLINNDNNFSKFRKFPSSLQLSPINCFIKHDFKKTGSEQLLTAGNFNGLSTYHGVFNANTNFLIHQNEHISNKNYQLLTEIGINSFKKQIEKLRLTKYKEKEYLISVSNNDSLFTYKLE
- a CDS encoding RagB/SusD family nutrient uptake outer membrane protein produces the protein MKSLFNSIVFILILTCLTGCQDNILDTDIDPVDNNLPTVASLRNVDGLTTFSKGIYDFISSEDVFESVGPEKESPMLWFTYGYHETMGDVLTMPWGNFGGRWINQTESVILDDGTVVTPPAGGPQPGEIAIRNTRDAGSDNALQYEWRDMYSVIVQSNTIAEALPELPADDVTKDAFLAWSLWWRAYGYSRLGSLYELGVINDSGLITNPTSIPSTAFVANTAIIAKSNSLLDELESLLNSVTDDSGFDSTFTSFFLGHIGGLGKAGLLENINTLRVRNLVYNTKVDDMSTADWNEVITLANNGVSLNSNAFVMRSESSFIANGWLPSAVLGFWYFPSDRLIQDINPGDERFDEYFIQDPDDGFPFPNQRGRGIQYGASYFWQVESPIQSNEAEEIAMYYAGSFEENQLFLAEAKVRTNDIEGGLVHLDAVRTLQESGLAPTVGTNLTQDQALEEIRKERRLALIFRAVSFYDARRYGIASGSRTGARVLDQNAVLNTNATINYGYLEYWPVPAFESDFNNIPSSLE